Proteins found in one Quercus robur chromosome 2, dhQueRobu3.1, whole genome shotgun sequence genomic segment:
- the LOC126700138 gene encoding uncharacterized protein LOC126700138, producing MAVKARREDGSYRCRLRTPLSEFFSYDEDYHHEHKNRSSSSKGLGNDAMSRAINQIFRSPFTTRRIEGGRLSRQFTQLTFTMYNGCIDLVEHVSHFNQRMVVRSKNEELMCKVFPSSLGPVVMRWFDGLGASSIDSFKELTRAFGSHFITCSRVPRLLDSLLSMSMREGETLKTYSDRYWEMFNEIDGDFTDVAIRTFKVSLPAERGLKESLTGKPTTSVR from the exons ATGGCTGTAAAGGCTAGGAGAG AGGATGGCAGCTATAGGTGTAGATTAAGGACTCCTCTTAGTGAGTTTTTCTCGTATGATGAGGATTACCACCATGAGCACAAAAATAGGAGCTCATCTTCCAAAGGGTTGGGAAATGATGCAATGAGTAGAGCAATCAACCAAATTTTCAGATCACCTTTCACCACACGCAGAATTGAAGGAGGGAGACTTTCTCGGCAATTCACTCAACTCACGttcaccatgtacaatggtTGTATAGACCTTGTGGAGCACGTAAGTCACTTCAACCAGAGAATGGTTGTACGCTCCAAGAATGAGGAAttgatgtgcaaggtatttCCTTCTAGCTTAGGGCCTGTGgtgatgaggtggtttgatggtttgGGTGCAAGTTCTATTGACTCCTTCAAGGAGCTCACCCGAGCATTTGGGTCTCATTTTATTACGTGTAGTAGGGTTCCTCGACTTTTAGATTCTCTATTATccatgtccatgcgagaaggtgAGACCCTGAAAACGTACTCAGAcagatactgggagatgttcAACGAGATAGATGGTGACTTTACCGATGTAGCCATCAGGACTTTCAAGGTCAGCCTGCCTGCCGAGCGTGGCTTGAAGGAGTCTCTAACAGGGAAACCCACTACTAGTGTACGCTAG